The DNA region GGCACGGTGTTGGCGACGGTGTCTGTCGACGTGGAGTCCAAGCGCATCGGCAAGACCGTCGACACCCTTGAGCGGGCCGATCTCCCCGTAATCGCCGAGAACCTGACGACCGCGCTGCGTCTCGTAGTGGGTCAGGAGCTAGCCGAGGCCGCCGCCAAGAAGGTCCGCGAGATCGCGTGAGCGTGCGGCATAGTCTGGCCACGGGTCTTCGGTCTGCTGTCTGAGCCGAAGCGGCACCGAGCGGACATCGAAGGCAGCCGGATCGAGGCCGGGCGTGACTTCCTCCCACGACACCCTGACGGCCACCGGTAGCCCGGGTCGGGCTCTCGCCGAGAGCGCCGCGACCGCGGTGGCCCCACCCGCGTTGCGCAGGTAGTCGATGAAGATGCGCCCGGGTCGCTCGCTCTTCGCCATCCGCGACGTGAACCGGGCCGGCGCATCGGCGGCGAGCTCTTCGGCGAACGCCTTCGCGAAGGCACGCACGGTGTCGTAGGGCAGCGTCGGCGCTATCGGCACGACCAGGTGCAGACCGGACCCACCCGTGGTCTTGGGAAACGCCGCCAAGCCGAGCAGGTCGAGCGCCTCGCGGATCTCGCGTGCGGCTGCGCAGACGCCGGCCCACGTCACGCCCGGGCCGGGATCCAGGTCGAAGATGACGCGGTCGGGGGTGGCCGGGCGCTCGGCAGTGGAGTTCCAGGTGTGGAACTCGATCGCGCCCAGGCGCACCAGCGCGAGGATGCCTTCCGGCGAATCGACGTGCATGTACACGCGCTGCTCGCCGTGTTCGAGGATGTCGACCCGGCGCACCGAGTCGGGGAAGCCGCGCGGATGCGGATGCTTCTGGTAAAAGCAGCTCTCGATCTGCCCGTGTGGGCATCGCACCAGCGTGAGCGGCCTGCCGAGGAGCTCGGGCAGCAGGTGCTCGGCGACAGCCTCGTAGTAGCCGAGGAGGTCGGCCTTCGTGCGCTCCCCGGGGGTTGCGGGCGGGGGGACTGGCGGCTCGGCGGTAGGCTTCGCCGCGGGCTCCTCGGCGGGAGGCGCTTCCACGAGCTGCACGAACGACGGGTGGCGCAGGTGGCCCTCGGCGGTCCACTCGGCGAACTTGACCTCGGCGACGAGCTCGGGCCGCACCCAGCGCACTTCGGGCATCCGGCCGCGCGGGGGCTCGGCGAAGGGCGACTCGTCGGTCGCGATCGCGTCGAGGCGAGCGCGGATGTCGCGCAGCGCGGCGTCGCTGAAGCCCGTTCCGACGCGGCCCGCGTAGTGCAGCCTGCCCGCGGGGGCGCCCCCGCCGCCCTCGGCGTCGCCGAGCAGCAGCGCCCCGAAGCCTGCGCGCGAGCCCGCTGGCAGCGTGAATCCGCCGACGACGAAGCGCCCGCGCATCGAGCACTTCACCTTGAGCCACTCGCGCGAGCGGCCGGGCGCGTGGGGGCGGTCGGCGCGCTTGGAGACGACGCCCTCGAGCGAGAGCGCGCACGCCTCGCGGTAGAAGCCCGCGCCTTGCGACTCGATGTGCTCGGCGAGCAGCAGGCCGCTGCCCGCGGCTCCGCCAGCGCCCTCGACGAGCGCGCGCAGCGACTCCTTGCGCTCGCGAAGCGGCAGGCCGCGCAGGTCGCGACCGTCGAGGAAGAGCAGATCGAAGGCGACGTACACCACGCTCGCCGAGTCGCCCGCACCCAACGCCTGCTGCAGCGCGCTGAACGCCGAGACCCCGCGCTCATCGAAGACGACCGCCTCGCCATCGAGCACCGCCGAGTGGCAGGGAAGCTTCGCGATCGCCGAGGCGACCCCCGGAAACCGCTCGGTCCAGTCGAGGTTGTTGCGGGTGAGCAGCCGGACGTCGGCGGCGTTCCTGACGGCCTGCAGTCGGTAGCCGTCGTACTTGATCTCGTGGATCCACTCGGGGCCAGTGGGAACCTCGGCGGCAAGCGTCGCGAGCTGGAAGTCGACCGGCTCGGCGGGGTCGTGGCGCTCCTTGATGAGCAGCCAGTTGTCGCCGCGCTCGTTGCCGCGCGGTTTGAGCGGGACCAGCGTGAAGCCGCCCGCGAGGCGCTGCCCGCGCAGCACGAACTTGAGTGGCTGGCGCGCCGAGAGCGCCGCATCGAAGTCGCCGAGCGGCTCGTA from Actinomycetota bacterium includes:
- the ligD gene encoding DNA ligase D, encoding MPLDRYREKRSFGVTPEPAGGGEAAAGARIFVVQKHAARSLHYDFRLETGGVLASWAVPKGPSLDPADKRLAVHVEDHPLEYAAFAGVIPEGQYGAGTVEIWDSGTYEPLGDFDAALSARQPLKFVLRGQRLAGGFTLVPLKPRGNERGDNWLLIKERHDPAEPVDFQLATLAAEVPTGPEWIHEIKYDGYRLQAVRNAADVRLLTRNNLDWTERFPGVASAIAKLPCHSAVLDGEAVVFDERGVSAFSALQQALGAGDSASVVYVAFDLLFLDGRDLRGLPLRERKESLRALVEGAGGAAGSGLLLAEHIESQGAGFYREACALSLEGVVSKRADRPHAPGRSREWLKVKCSMRGRFVVGGFTLPAGSRAGFGALLLGDAEGGGGAPAGRLHYAGRVGTGFSDAALRDIRARLDAIATDESPFAEPPRGRMPEVRWVRPELVAEVKFAEWTAEGHLRHPSFVQLVEAPPAEEPAAKPTAEPPVPPPATPGERTKADLLGYYEAVAEHLLPELLGRPLTLVRCPHGQIESCFYQKHPHPRGFPDSVRRVDILEHGEQRVYMHVDSPEGILALVRLGAIEFHTWNSTAERPATPDRVIFDLDPGPGVTWAGVCAAAREIREALDLLGLAAFPKTTGGSGLHLVVPIAPTLPYDTVRAFAKAFAEELAADAPARFTSRMAKSERPGRIFIDYLRNAGGATAVAALSARARPGLPVAVRVSWEEVTPGLDPAAFDVRSVPLRLRQQTEDPWPDYAARSRDLADLLGGGLG